The following proteins are encoded in a genomic region of Kosakonia oryzae:
- a CDS encoding MFS transporter, whose product MTQVNTERTTSDLVKAAVSGWLGTALEFMDFQLYSLGAALVFHEIFFPEQSAAMALILAMGTYGAGYVARIIGAFIFGKMGDRIGRKKVLFITITMMGICTTLIGVLPTYAQIGIFAPVLLVTLRIIQGLGAGAEISGAGTMLAEYAPKGKRGIISSLVAMGTNCGTLSATAIWAVMFFALDREALLAWGWRVPFIASVVVMIFAIWLRLNLKESPVFEKVHEGACTPKNQSAEMGLGAMFSSKTFWLATGLRFGQAGNSGLIQTFLAGYLVQTLLFEKRIPTDALMISSIVGFLTIPFLGWLSDKVGRRLPYICLCISAIILAYPMMAIIVDKSYNPGVIMLSIIVIHNVAVLGLFALENITMAEMFGSRNRFTRMAISKEAGGLVAVGFGPVLAGIFCNMTGSWWPIVVMLVAYSLIGLLSAVLMPEVRDRDLNILQDAAEPRAAAQPVGNRNYI is encoded by the coding sequence ATGACGCAAGTTAACACTGAAAGAACGACCTCTGATCTGGTGAAAGCCGCCGTTTCCGGCTGGCTGGGTACTGCGCTTGAGTTTATGGATTTCCAGCTTTATTCGCTGGGCGCGGCGCTGGTTTTTCATGAGATCTTCTTCCCGGAGCAATCGGCGGCGATGGCGCTGATCCTCGCAATGGGAACCTACGGAGCGGGTTATGTGGCGCGCATTATCGGCGCGTTTATCTTCGGTAAAATGGGCGATCGCATAGGCCGCAAAAAAGTGTTGTTCATCACCATCACGATGATGGGCATTTGTACCACCTTGATTGGCGTATTACCGACCTATGCGCAGATCGGCATTTTTGCGCCGGTACTGCTGGTAACACTGCGTATTATTCAGGGCCTTGGCGCAGGCGCAGAAATATCCGGTGCCGGAACCATGCTGGCGGAATATGCGCCGAAAGGGAAACGCGGCATTATCTCTTCGCTGGTTGCGATGGGCACCAACTGCGGCACCCTGAGCGCAACGGCGATCTGGGCGGTGATGTTCTTCGCGTTGGATCGCGAAGCGCTGCTCGCCTGGGGCTGGCGGGTGCCGTTTATCGCCAGCGTAGTGGTGATGATTTTCGCCATCTGGCTGCGTTTGAACCTGAAAGAGAGCCCGGTTTTCGAGAAGGTACACGAAGGCGCGTGCACACCGAAAAACCAAAGTGCGGAAATGGGGCTCGGCGCGATGTTCAGCAGCAAAACTTTCTGGCTGGCGACCGGTTTGCGCTTTGGTCAGGCCGGTAACTCCGGGTTAATCCAGACCTTCCTCGCGGGTTATCTGGTACAAACCCTGCTGTTTGAAAAACGCATCCCGACCGATGCGCTGATGATCAGTTCGATTGTTGGCTTTCTTACCATTCCGTTCCTGGGCTGGCTGTCCGACAAAGTGGGGCGTCGTTTACCCTATATCTGCCTCTGTATTTCGGCGATCATTCTCGCGTACCCGATGATGGCGATCATCGTCGATAAGAGCTACAACCCCGGCGTGATTATGCTGTCGATTATCGTCATTCATAACGTTGCCGTGCTCGGGTTATTCGCGCTGGAAAACATCACCATGGCGGAGATGTTTGGTTCGCGTAATCGCTTCACGCGGATGGCTATTTCGAAAGAGGCGGGCGGGTTGGTGGCCGTCGGATTCGGGCCAGTACTGGCGGGGATCTTCTGCAATATGACTGGCTCCTGGTGGCCGATAGTCGTCATGCTGGTGGCTTACTCGCTGATTGGTTTGCTCTCCGCCGTGCTGATGCCGGAAGTGCGCGACCGCGATTTGAATATTCTGCAAGACGCGGCTGAACCGCGTGCGGCGGCCCAGCCGGTGGGCAACCGTAACTATATCTGA